Proteins from a single region of Pseudomonas quebecensis:
- a CDS encoding DUF481 domain-containing protein, with protein MLSRTLLCLAVLSASTPLLADTVWLKNGDRLTGKIKLFDGGKLLIQTAYAGAVPVDWKQVKTLESDQELLVKQDAYSGEKAKSLHAAEDGKVVLANGEAPKTVELASIQQIIKPKPVIEDLVWKGNVDLALDYKRAEKDTNDYDIDFKTSARHGQWRHTGQGEYNREFQDDVTTTDNWALEYDLDRFLTEHWFWQGRLTYKRDKVEDLARQRTVGTGPGYQFWDDELGAFSLGSLVNRTDYEYADGGKDNFYSLAMKWNYNRYLVGKTVEFFTNGELGKPIDAPAEYSLDAEMGLRYKVTEWASLNLKAERDVISGDSQSSLSKTRYTAGFGVAW; from the coding sequence ATGTTGTCCAGAACCCTGCTGTGCCTTGCTGTTCTCAGTGCCTCAACGCCTCTGCTTGCCGATACCGTCTGGTTGAAAAACGGTGATCGCCTGACCGGCAAAATCAAGCTGTTCGACGGCGGCAAGTTGCTGATCCAGACCGCTTACGCCGGCGCTGTGCCCGTGGACTGGAAGCAGGTCAAGACTCTGGAAAGCGACCAGGAACTGCTGGTCAAGCAGGATGCCTACAGCGGCGAGAAGGCCAAGTCCCTTCACGCGGCGGAAGACGGCAAGGTGGTGCTGGCCAATGGCGAGGCACCCAAGACCGTGGAGCTGGCGAGCATTCAGCAGATCATCAAGCCAAAGCCTGTGATCGAGGACCTGGTATGGAAGGGCAACGTCGACCTGGCCCTGGATTACAAGCGCGCCGAGAAAGACACCAACGACTACGATATCGATTTCAAGACGTCCGCGCGTCATGGTCAATGGCGCCATACCGGGCAGGGCGAGTACAACCGCGAATTTCAGGACGATGTGACCACCACCGACAACTGGGCGCTGGAATACGACCTGGACCGTTTTCTCACCGAGCACTGGTTCTGGCAAGGGCGTCTGACCTACAAGCGCGACAAGGTTGAAGACCTGGCTCGCCAGCGCACCGTGGGTACCGGCCCTGGCTACCAGTTCTGGGACGATGAACTGGGCGCGTTCTCCCTCGGCTCGCTGGTCAACCGAACCGACTATGAATATGCCGACGGCGGCAAAGACAACTTCTATTCCCTGGCCATGAAGTGGAACTACAACCGCTACCTGGTGGGCAAGACCGTTGAGTTCTTCACCAACGGCGAACTGGGCAAGCCTATCGATGCACCGGCCGAGTACTCGTTGGATGCGGAAATGGGCCTGCGCTACAAAGTCACCGAGTGGGCATCGCTCAACCTCAAGGCCGAGCGCGATGTGATCAGCGGCGACTCCCAGAGCAGCCTGAGCAAAACCCGCTACACCGCTGGGTTCGGCGTGGCCTGGTAA
- the groL gene encoding chaperonin GroEL (60 kDa chaperone family; promotes refolding of misfolded polypeptides especially under stressful conditions; forms two stacked rings of heptamers to form a barrel-shaped 14mer; ends can be capped by GroES; misfolded proteins enter the barrel where they are refolded when GroES binds): protein MAAKEVKFGDSARKKMLTGVNVLADAVKATLGPKGRNVIIEKSFGAPTITKDGVSVAKEIELEDRFENMGAQLVKDVASRANDDAGDGTTTATVLAQSIVNEGLKAVAAGMNPMDLKRGIDKATIAIVKELKNLSKPCADTKAIAQVGTISANSDNSIGDIIAEAMEKVGKEGVITVEEGSGLENELSVVEGMQFDRGYLSPYFVNKPDTMVAELDSPLILLVDKKISNIREMLPVLEAVAKAGRPLLIVAEDVEGEALATLVVNNMRGIVKVAAVKAPGFGDRRKAMLQDIAVLTGGTVISEEIGLSLESATLENLGSAKRVTLSKENTIIVDGAGVEGDIESRINQIRAQVAETSSDYDREKLQERLAKLSGGVAVIKVGAGSEVEMKEKKARVEDALHATRAAVEEGVVPGGGVALIRALEALTDLTGDNADQNVGIAVLRRAVEAPLRQIAANSGDEPSVVVNEVKNGKGNYGYNAATGVYGDMIEMGILDPTKVTRSALQAASSIGGLILTTEAAIADAPKKEGSAGGGMPDMGGMGGMGGMM from the coding sequence ATGGCTGCTAAAGAAGTTAAATTCGGCGACTCCGCCCGCAAGAAAATGCTCACTGGTGTCAACGTTCTGGCTGACGCAGTAAAAGCGACCCTGGGCCCGAAAGGCCGTAACGTGATCATCGAGAAGAGCTTCGGCGCTCCGACCATCACCAAGGACGGCGTTTCCGTCGCCAAAGAAATCGAACTGGAAGACCGTTTCGAAAACATGGGCGCGCAGCTGGTCAAAGACGTTGCCTCCCGTGCCAACGATGACGCAGGCGACGGCACCACCACCGCCACCGTTCTGGCTCAGTCGATCGTCAACGAAGGCCTCAAGGCCGTTGCTGCCGGCATGAACCCGATGGACCTGAAGCGCGGTATCGACAAGGCGACCATCGCCATCGTCAAAGAGCTGAAGAACCTGTCCAAGCCATGCGCCGACACCAAGGCCATCGCTCAGGTGGGTACCATCTCCGCCAACTCCGACAACTCCATCGGCGACATCATTGCCGAAGCCATGGAAAAAGTCGGTAAAGAAGGCGTGATCACCGTTGAAGAAGGCTCGGGCCTGGAAAACGAACTGTCGGTTGTAGAAGGCATGCAGTTCGACCGCGGCTACCTGTCTCCTTACTTCGTCAACAAGCCTGACACCATGGTTGCCGAGCTGGACAGCCCGCTGATCCTGCTGGTCGACAAGAAAATCTCCAACATCCGCGAAATGCTGCCGGTGCTGGAAGCTGTTGCCAAAGCCGGTCGCCCACTGCTGATCGTGGCCGAAGACGTTGAAGGCGAAGCCCTGGCGACTCTGGTTGTGAACAACATGCGTGGCATCGTCAAAGTCGCCGCCGTCAAGGCGCCAGGCTTCGGCGATCGTCGCAAGGCCATGCTGCAGGACATCGCCGTCTTGACCGGCGGTACCGTTATCTCCGAAGAGATCGGCCTGAGCCTGGAAAGCGCCACCCTGGAAAACCTGGGTAGCGCCAAGCGTGTGACCCTGTCCAAGGAAAACACCATCATCGTTGACGGTGCCGGCGTTGAAGGCGACATCGAGTCGCGCATCAACCAGATCCGTGCCCAGGTTGCCGAAACTTCCTCGGACTACGACCGTGAAAAACTGCAAGAGCGTCTGGCCAAGCTGTCCGGCGGCGTTGCAGTGATCAAGGTTGGCGCCGGTTCCGAAGTTGAAATGAAAGAGAAGAAGGCCCGCGTTGAAGACGCCCTGCACGCAACCCGTGCAGCCGTTGAAGAAGGTGTGGTACCTGGCGGTGGCGTTGCGCTGATCCGTGCCCTGGAAGCCCTGACTGACCTGACCGGCGACAACGCTGACCAGAACGTCGGCATCGCTGTACTGCGTCGCGCTGTTGAAGCACCACTGCGCCAGATCGCTGCCAACTCCGGCGACGAGCCAAGCGTTGTGGTCAACGAAGTCAAGAACGGCAAAGGTAACTACGGTTACAACGCTGCGACTGGCGTCTACGGCGACATGATCGAAATGGGCATCCTGGACCCAACCAAGGTAACCCGTTCGGCGCTGCAGGCAGCATCCTCCATTGGCGGTCTGATCCTGACCACCGAAGCGGCGATCGCTGATGCACCGAAGAAAGAAGGCTCGGCTGGCGGCGGTATGCCAGACATGGGCGGCATGGGTGGCATGGGCGGCATGATGTAA
- a CDS encoding FxsA family protein, whose amino-acid sequence MRPFLLLFLLFPVLELFVFVQVSSAIGFFPALLLIILGSMLGVLVLRVAGLATALRARESLNRGELPAQTMLEGLMMALAGGLLILPGFISDAVGLVMLLPVTRKLLAGKMRQRAEEAAIRQRAFADDLQPRGGPAPRQPLGREGDVIEGEFEHRDGK is encoded by the coding sequence ATGCGCCCTTTTTTATTGCTCTTTCTGCTGTTCCCGGTGTTGGAGCTGTTCGTCTTCGTTCAGGTCAGCAGTGCGATCGGGTTTTTCCCGGCATTGCTGTTGATCATTCTAGGCTCGATGCTTGGCGTTCTAGTGCTGCGCGTCGCCGGACTGGCTACGGCATTACGTGCCCGGGAAAGCCTGAACCGCGGCGAGTTGCCCGCCCAGACCATGCTGGAAGGCCTGATGATGGCCCTGGCCGGTGGGCTGTTGATCCTGCCGGGTTTCATCAGCGACGCAGTCGGTCTGGTGATGCTGCTGCCGGTCACCCGCAAATTGCTGGCCGGCAAAATGCGCCAGCGCGCCGAAGAGGCCGCGATTCGCCAGCGTGCGTTCGCCGACGACCTGCAGCCTCGTGGTGGCCCGGCCCCGCGCCAGCCTCTGGGCCGTGAAGGCGATGTGATCGAAGGCGAGTTCGAGCACCGCGACGGCAAATAA
- a CDS encoding HugZ family protein, whose protein sequence is MSAQVARNARELLLKEYRGALSTLSKAMPGFPFGSVVPYCLDEQGRPLILISRIAQHTHNLQKDPKCSLLVGEREADDVQAVGRLTYLAEAEKLQDATAVEAAAERYYRYFPESANYHKAHDFDFWVLKPVRHRYIGGFGAIHWLDQLTLANPFAGTAERSMVEHMNSDHAKAIAHYVALADLPAGEPAQLAGIDSEGMHLRIGQSLHWLPFATSCNTPTQVREALVSLAHAAAWPKKTASDA, encoded by the coding sequence TTGAGCGCACAGGTTGCCAGGAACGCCCGAGAGCTGTTGCTCAAGGAATACCGTGGGGCTCTCTCCACATTGTCCAAAGCCATGCCCGGCTTTCCCTTTGGATCGGTGGTGCCGTACTGCCTGGACGAGCAGGGCCGGCCATTGATTCTGATCAGCCGTATCGCCCAGCACACCCATAACCTGCAAAAAGATCCCAAGTGTTCTCTGCTGGTCGGCGAGCGCGAGGCGGACGATGTGCAGGCAGTGGGGCGCCTGACCTACCTGGCCGAAGCCGAAAAACTGCAGGACGCCACCGCCGTCGAGGCAGCGGCCGAACGCTACTACCGCTACTTTCCCGAGTCGGCCAACTACCACAAGGCGCACGATTTTGATTTCTGGGTGCTCAAGCCGGTGCGTCACCGCTATATAGGCGGGTTCGGCGCGATCCATTGGCTTGATCAGCTGACCCTGGCCAACCCTTTCGCCGGCACGGCCGAGCGCAGCATGGTCGAGCACATGAACAGCGACCATGCCAAGGCGATTGCGCATTACGTGGCACTTGCCGATTTGCCTGCCGGCGAGCCCGCGCAGTTGGCCGGGATCGACAGTGAGGGCATGCACCTGCGCATTGGTCAGTCGTTGCACTGGCTGCCGTTCGCAACGTCTTGCAACACGCCGACACAGGTGCGCGAAGCCCTGGTTTCATTGGCTCATGCCGCTGCCTGGCCGAAAAAAACGGCTTCCGACGCTTGA
- a CDS encoding LTA synthase family protein translates to MGLVKTAPMRYLLLITGAWLLIFLVTRAVLLLTHLDEVGGNLLPVFGVGLLYDLGFLAYAALPLGLYVLLCPPGLWRRRGHRWFLQAVLTVSLFAMLFTSVAEWLFWDEFGVRFNFIAVDYLVYSDEVLNNLLESYPIGKLLSLLAMLAIVLSLALRKAFNAATASPLPPLRGRLFNAVVLVLAVGLSLQLISQNSPRAQGGNAYKNELASNGPYQFFAAFRNNELDYSQFYKSLPTDVVARQLRAELSEPNARFIGQDPLDIRRSISHSSPPSTPNIVLVTIESFSAKYMGSNGDGRNLTPNLDALRKQSLYFNNFYATGTRTDRGLEAITLAIPPTPGRSIVKRIGRESGFASLGQQLTAVGYDSVFVYGGRGYFDNMNAFFSGNGYRVVDQSSVPEAEISFKNAWGMADEDLYKQTLKLADADYAKRQPFLLQLMTTSNHRPYTYPDGRIDIKSGNGRDGAVKYTDHAIGEFLDAARQKPWFDNTIFVFVADHTAGSAGKEDLPITNYQIPLFIYAPKLIDPRESAQLASQIDLAPTLLGLINLSYESTFFGRDLLQDNPLPPRVVVGNYQHLGLFDGKDLAILSPRLGLRRHDQALAESQESRVGSDDPLIQRAITYYQAASYGFKQQLLSWKAPQETSPRLTER, encoded by the coding sequence ATGGGTTTGGTCAAAACTGCGCCAATGCGCTATTTGCTGTTGATAACCGGTGCCTGGTTACTGATTTTCCTGGTCACCCGTGCCGTGCTGTTGCTGACTCACTTGGACGAAGTCGGCGGTAACCTGCTGCCGGTGTTCGGCGTGGGGTTGCTGTATGACCTGGGGTTTCTTGCCTACGCAGCGCTGCCGCTGGGACTGTACGTGCTGCTATGCCCGCCGGGCCTGTGGCGTCGTCGCGGCCACCGCTGGTTTTTGCAGGCGGTACTCACGGTCAGTCTCTTCGCAATGCTGTTTACCTCGGTCGCCGAATGGCTGTTCTGGGACGAGTTCGGGGTGCGCTTCAACTTCATCGCCGTCGACTACCTGGTGTATTCCGACGAAGTGTTGAACAACCTGCTGGAGTCCTACCCGATCGGCAAACTGCTCAGCTTATTGGCAATGCTGGCCATTGTGTTGAGCCTGGCTTTGCGTAAAGCGTTCAATGCCGCCACGGCCTCACCACTGCCACCGTTGCGCGGCCGCTTGTTCAACGCGGTGGTGCTGGTGCTGGCCGTCGGCCTCAGCCTGCAGTTGATCAGTCAGAACAGCCCCCGCGCCCAGGGCGGCAATGCCTACAAAAACGAGCTGGCCAGTAATGGCCCATATCAGTTTTTTGCAGCCTTTCGTAACAACGAACTGGATTACTCGCAGTTCTACAAAAGCCTGCCGACCGACGTGGTCGCCCGCCAGTTGCGCGCCGAACTCAGCGAGCCCAACGCCCGCTTTATCGGCCAGGACCCGCTGGATATCCGCCGGTCCATCAGCCACTCCAGCCCGCCGAGCACGCCCAATATCGTGCTGGTAACCATCGAAAGCTTCAGCGCCAAATACATGGGCAGCAATGGCGACGGGCGCAATCTCACGCCGAACCTCGACGCGTTGCGAAAACAAAGCCTGTATTTCAATAACTTCTACGCCACCGGCACCCGCACAGACCGGGGCCTGGAAGCAATCACCCTGGCGATCCCTCCTACGCCGGGACGCTCGATCGTCAAACGCATCGGCCGTGAAAGCGGTTTCGCCAGCCTCGGGCAACAGCTCACCGCCGTCGGTTATGACAGCGTATTCGTGTACGGTGGGCGCGGTTACTTCGATAACATGAACGCGTTTTTCAGCGGCAACGGTTACCGCGTGGTCGACCAGAGCAGCGTACCCGAGGCCGAAATCTCGTTTAAAAACGCCTGGGGCATGGCCGACGAAGACCTGTACAAACAAACCCTGAAACTGGCCGACGCCGATTACGCCAAGCGGCAACCGTTCCTGCTGCAATTGATGACTACCTCCAACCATCGCCCTTACACCTATCCGGATGGGCGCATCGATATCAAATCCGGGAATGGCCGCGACGGCGCGGTGAAATACACCGACCATGCCATCGGTGAATTCCTCGACGCGGCACGTCAGAAGCCCTGGTTCGACAACACGATCTTTGTGTTCGTCGCCGATCACACGGCCGGCAGCGCGGGCAAGGAAGACTTGCCCATCACCAACTACCAGATTCCGCTGTTCATCTATGCGCCCAAACTGATCGACCCACGGGAGTCCGCGCAACTGGCCAGTCAGATCGACCTGGCGCCGACCCTGCTGGGCCTGATCAACCTGAGCTACGAGTCGACGTTCTTCGGCCGCGACTTGCTTCAGGATAACCCGCTGCCGCCGCGCGTGGTGGTCGGCAATTACCAGCATCTGGGGCTGTTCGACGGCAAGGACCTGGCCATTCTCAGCCCGCGCCTGGGTCTGCGTCGCCACGACCAGGCCTTGGCTGAAAGCCAGGAGTCGCGAGTGGGCAGTGATGATCCCTTGATCCAGCGAGCAATCACCTATTACCAGGCCGCCAGCTACGGGTTCAAACAACAGTTGTTGAGTTGGAAAGCGCCCCAGGAGACGAGCCCACGGCTGACCGAGCGCTAA
- a CDS encoding co-chaperone GroES: MSKLRPLHDRVVIRRSEEEKKTAGGIVLPGSAAEKANHGVIVAAGPGKTLENGEVRALAVKVGDKVVFGPYSGSNTVKVDGEDLLVMAENEILAVLEG, from the coding sequence ATGAGCAAGCTTCGTCCTCTGCACGACCGCGTCGTCATCCGTCGCAGCGAAGAAGAAAAGAAAACCGCTGGCGGCATCGTTCTGCCAGGTTCGGCTGCTGAAAAAGCCAACCACGGTGTGATCGTCGCTGCGGGTCCGGGCAAGACCCTGGAGAACGGTGAAGTACGCGCGCTGGCCGTGAAAGTGGGTGACAAGGTTGTTTTCGGCCCTTACTCCGGTAGCAACACTGTGAAAGTCGACGGCGAAGACCTGCTGGTAATGGCTGAGAACGAAATTCTCGCTGTACTGGAAGGCTGA